GATCAGGGTGGTGAGTTCGCAGTTACCCAGCTTTTTTTTGATAACAAGGTCTATTTTGACTTCATAAAAAGAGTGAGGTCAGCAGGTGTTGACAAGCCTATTATACCGGGCATTCTACCTGTGACAGCCATTGGCATTATCAAAAAAAGCATCAGCCTCAGCGGAGCGTCACTTCCTGACGGGTTCATGGAGTCCCTGGAAAAGGCTGAAAAAAGAGGAGGCCCGGAAGAGGTAAAAAGGGTTGGAACCGAGCATGCAATCAACCAGGTCAGGGGGCTGATCAAGGGCGGAGCTCCGGGAGTTCATCTTTACACCCTGAACAAGGCTGAAACATGTCTTGAAATAATAAAAAGCCTTGGATAGATACACCCTGAAAACAAAAAGACACAGGAGATGGTAATATGTCGGACAATCCCGTAGTTGCGGTGGTGGGAGCCACAGGAGCAGTGGGCAGGGAAATGCTTAAGACCCTGGAACAGAGGAACTTTCCGGCCCGGCAGGTTATTGCCCTGGCTTCAGCCAGGTCTGCAGGGTCCAAAGTCCTGTTCAAGGATCAAGAGATAACCGTGGATGAGCTTGGCAAAGATTCATTTAAAGGAGTTGACCTGGCCATATTTTCAGCCGGAGGAGCTACTTCTGAAAAGTTTGCACCCATTGCAGTGGAGTCGGGTTGTGTGGTGGTGGATAATTCCAATGCCTGGCGTATGGATAAAAATGTTCCTCTGGTGGTTCCTGAGGTCAATCCTGAAGCCCTGGATGGTCACAGGGGAATAATTGCCAATCCCAATTGTTCCACCATCCAGATGGTGGTGGTGCTCAAGCCCCTGCATGATGCAGGTACAATCAAGAGGGTCATTGTATCCACCTATCAGGCTGTTTCCGGCTCCGGACAAAAGGCAGTGGATGAACTTGAGACCCAGGTCCGAAACCTGTTTTCCATGAAAGAAATCGAACCCAAGGTGTATCCTTACCAGATAGCCTTTAACTGTCTGCCCCACATCGATGTCTTCCTGGAGAATGATTATACCATGGAAGAAATGAAAATGGTCAATGAAACCAAGAAGATCATGGGGAGTGACCAAGTCAGGGTCACCGCCACCACCGTCCGGGTCCCGGTCTTTTACGGTCACTGCGAATCGGTTAATATCGAGACCGAGAAAAAAATAACCCCTCAGGAGGCCAGGGCGATTTTGAGCCAGGCTCCGGGGATAACTGTCCTGGATAATCCAGCGGAAAAGATTTACCCAATGCCCCTGTTTGCAGCTGGAGAGGATGACACATTTGTGGGGCGGATCCGGGAGGATGAGACCATTGCCAATGGGCTGAACCTCTGGATAGTGGCTGATAACATCCGTAAGGGAGCAGCCCTTAATACCGTGCAGATATCCGAGCTGCTGGTCCAGAAAAACCTGCTCAGGGTTTGAGGGCTGACTGGCCTTTTTTTACCAAGCCTAAGCAAGGCGTCCCACATGAAGGATGTCTTGCAGATAACTGCTGCCAGAAAGAAGTATCTGGGTAAGGAGAAATAATAAAATGACTGCTATTGCCTCTGGTCAGGAGTACCTGGACCGGCTTATGAGCCTGCCCAGACCGGGTGAAGACAAGATATTCGCCTTTTACGAGCACCGGATTGGAATGATCTGCAAAGATCCAAAGCTGCTGCTTATTCCCATGGATGATCATATGGTTCACCGCGGGGATGGAATCTTTGAAACAGTCAAGTTCATCAACCGCAGGATTTATCAGCTTGATGCGCACCTGGAGCGGATGGAAAAAAACTGTCGCACAGTAGCTATCGAGCCTCCGGTTCCTTTTTCCAGGATCAGGGAGCTGGTGCTGGATGTAGCAAGGGCTGCGGACAGAGATGAAGGGTATCTGAGTTTTTTTATCGGAAGAGGACCTGGAGGTTTTTCCATTGATTTCAGGGAGTCTCCCGAGGCCAGTCTGTATCTAGTTGCCAGAAGGTACAGTCCTCCTTCTGCTGAATTTGTGGAAAAAGGGGTCACTGCCCATAAATCGGACAGGCCGGCTAAACAGGGATATATGGCCAAGATAAAGTCGGTCAATTACCTGCCTAACGTACTCATGAAAAAAGAGGCCGTAGAAAAAGGCTACAACTACGCAATCTGTTTTGATGAAAACGGATGTCTGGCTGAAGGGTGTGTCGAGAATGTGGTCATAGTCAATCAGGAAGGAAAGATTCTTATTCCTGATCTGACCAACGCCCTGACCGGTACGACCCTGATGAGGGCCCTTGATCTGATTAAAAATGAGGTAAGTTTCATATTCCGAGCCATCCATGAAGAGGAGATATACCAGGCCAGAGAGGTCATTCTGCTCAGTACCACTCTGGATGCCCTGTCCATTGTCAGGTATAATGACAAACCCATCCATGATGTCCGGCCGGGCCCGGTGAGCAGAAGACTTAGGGAACTGCTGATAAAAGATATGCAAGAGAACGGGGTCAAGATCTAGGCAGGCTCAGTTTTATTGCGGGTCTGTCCGGCCTGTATGGGTCATCTGCAGGGATGCTGGAACTGAATCTGTTGATTATTCTTTGAGCATCCCCTGGTAAAGCCGGATATAGTCGGTGGCCATTTTTTCCAGGCTGTGCTCGGCCAGAACATATCCTTGTGCCCGGTTGACGAACATTCTGGCCGAATCCGGATCGTCCAGGAGGCGGTTAATGTTTTGGGCCAGGCACTCGTGGTCTCCTGGAGGGCAGGACAGTCCCCTGCCGGACACCAGATGCCCCAGTCCACCGGCTGTGGTGGATACCACCGGGACCTCGTACCTGAAGGCCTCCAGTACGCTGCTGCCCAATCCTTCTTCCTGAGAACTCATGACAAACGCATCCATGACAGGGAAAAAGCTTTCCACTTCAGGGCTAAAGCCCATGAGCAGATAGTCTTTTTCCAGTCCAAATTCCTTAATCCATGATCTGACCTCTTTTTCCATCTCACCCTGGCCAAAGTGCAGGAATACGAATCTGTCCGGTGCCAGTTCCCGCAGCCTGGACACGGCTTTGAGCATGGTCAGGGGGTCCTTGTGGGGGACCATGGCTGCGATGGTGGCCACTATTTTTTTCCCGGGGTGCCTGGTCCTTATCTGTTGTGCCCGGTCCGAGGCAGGCATGGTATCCCTTGATGTGTCAATGCAGCTGGGGATGACCGGGACTTCCCTGCCCGGCAGAAAGTTCTGGAGGATATCTTTAATGGCCGGAGAAATGGCTGCCAGCTGGTTGGTATGCTTGTACTTTAACCAGGAAACAATGCCCCTTGGTATGAAGTCCACCCTCCTGGTGTAGACGATCTTGCGGCGATGAAAAGGACTGGTAATGACTGCCAGGCTTTGGGCCCTGCCGGTTTGAGCGTGGATCAGGTCGTATTCTGACCCGCGTCGGGCCAGGGTTTTCAGGGCCTGAATCTGGCTGGAAACTCCGATTACCGGCAGATTCTTCTGACTTGCCTTTTGGAATAAAGGATAGCCATCAAGACATAACAGATGAGGGTCCAGGCCAGCCAGTTTCAGGCCCTTTATAGTCAGCAGGGTCTGTCTCTCACCACCTCGCCAGGTTTTTTCGGTGTTGACCTGAAGGATTTTCATCAAGCATCTGCCTCCTGATCCAATGAAAAATAAAAAGGCCGTTGACCCGGGAAGAGCCAACGGCCTGAAGCAGCAACTGTGGCGGAGAGGGAGGGATTTGAACCCTCGATAGAGGTTTTAGCCCCTATACT
This genomic window from Desulfonatronovibrio hydrogenovorans DSM 9292 contains:
- a CDS encoding aspartate-semialdehyde dehydrogenase, whose amino-acid sequence is MSDNPVVAVVGATGAVGREMLKTLEQRNFPARQVIALASARSAGSKVLFKDQEITVDELGKDSFKGVDLAIFSAGGATSEKFAPIAVESGCVVVDNSNAWRMDKNVPLVVPEVNPEALDGHRGIIANPNCSTIQMVVVLKPLHDAGTIKRVIVSTYQAVSGSGQKAVDELETQVRNLFSMKEIEPKVYPYQIAFNCLPHIDVFLENDYTMEEMKMVNETKKIMGSDQVRVTATTVRVPVFYGHCESVNIETEKKITPQEARAILSQAPGITVLDNPAEKIYPMPLFAAGEDDTFVGRIREDETIANGLNLWIVADNIRKGAALNTVQISELLVQKNLLRV
- a CDS encoding aminotransferase class IV; amino-acid sequence: MTAIASGQEYLDRLMSLPRPGEDKIFAFYEHRIGMICKDPKLLLIPMDDHMVHRGDGIFETVKFINRRIYQLDAHLERMEKNCRTVAIEPPVPFSRIRELVLDVARAADRDEGYLSFFIGRGPGGFSIDFRESPEASLYLVARRYSPPSAEFVEKGVTAHKSDRPAKQGYMAKIKSVNYLPNVLMKKEAVEKGYNYAICFDENGCLAEGCVENVVIVNQEGKILIPDLTNALTGTTLMRALDLIKNEVSFIFRAIHEEEIYQAREVILLSTTLDALSIVRYNDKPIHDVRPGPVSRRLRELLIKDMQENGVKI
- a CDS encoding glycosyltransferase family 4 protein, coding for MKILQVNTEKTWRGGERQTLLTIKGLKLAGLDPHLLCLDGYPLFQKASQKNLPVIGVSSQIQALKTLARRGSEYDLIHAQTGRAQSLAVITSPFHRRKIVYTRRVDFIPRGIVSWLKYKHTNQLAAISPAIKDILQNFLPGREVPVIPSCIDTSRDTMPASDRAQQIRTRHPGKKIVATIAAMVPHKDPLTMLKAVSRLRELAPDRFVFLHFGQGEMEKEVRSWIKEFGLEKDYLLMGFSPEVESFFPVMDAFVMSSQEEGLGSSVLEAFRYEVPVVSTTAGGLGHLVSGRGLSCPPGDHECLAQNINRLLDDPDSARMFVNRAQGYVLAEHSLEKMATDYIRLYQGMLKE